One region of Zingiber officinale cultivar Zhangliang chromosome 7B, Zo_v1.1, whole genome shotgun sequence genomic DNA includes:
- the LOC122003532 gene encoding uncharacterized protein LOC122003532, whose product MGRPAADGGRCKRHPKHRQSVGVCPFCLREKLYQHLSTSSSAAAGLSSSCSSSLYSDDDDGSDDVSSSASSPPRLHEMKRARVVTGRLTKSRSLMFAVRGRRRKEEEEKKKDKELKVTKERFWSKLFGASSKKKKKQDQGGGSLLHSLTFKEKPSVKWI is encoded by the coding sequence ATGGGGAGGCCGGCGGCGGACGGAGGCCGGTGCAAGAGGCACCCGAAGCACCGGCAGTCGGTCGGGGTTTGTCCCTTCTGCCTCAGGGAGAAGCTCTATCAGCACCTCTCGACCTCTTCCTCCGCTGCTGCGGGTCTTTCTTCGTCGTGCTCTTCGTCGCTGTACTCGGACGATGACGACGGCTCCGATGACGTCTCTTCTTCGGCTTCCTCGCCTCCACGACTCCATGAAATGAAGCGGGCTAGGGTGGTTACTGGTCGGCTGACGAAGAGTCGGTCGTTGATGTTCGCCGTCAGAGGCCGTCGtcggaaggaagaggaggagaagaagaaagacaaGGAGTTGAAGGTGACGAAAGAGAGGTTTTGGAGTAAGCTATTTGGTGCTTcgagtaagaagaagaagaaacaggatcAAGGTGGTGGTAGTTTGCTGCATTCTCTGACCTTCAAAGAAAAGCCTTCAGTAAAATGGATCTAA